The following coding sequences lie in one Carassius carassius chromosome 1, fCarCar2.1, whole genome shotgun sequence genomic window:
- the LOC132126703 gene encoding phosphoinositide-interacting protein-like, giving the protein MPSVPEHLALSDGPCSYSREQLTPRSENTVFSLAHNDTFWTLQPAAGHCEYYWQAILLMTSGGSVLICGMVLSGLYFAGFSMMATNILGPALLSVGLMVLVVGMVLMPITRQMRDQSATKHLCSYYKPQINI; this is encoded by the coding sequence ATGCCATCAGTCCCAGAGCACCTGGCCCTCAGTGACGGTCCGTGCTCATATTCCCGCGAGCAGCTCACGCCTCGCTCCGAGAACACGGTCTTCAGCCTGGCTCACAACGACACCTTCTGGACCCTGCAGCCCGCTGCGGGACACTGCGAGTACTACTGGCAGGCCATCCTCCTCATGACCTCCGGGGGCAGCGTGCTGATCTGCGGGATGGTGCTGAGCGGACTTTACTTCGCTGGCTTCTCCATGATGGCCACCAACATCCTGGGCCCCGCTTTGCTGTCTGTGGGGCTGATGGTGCTGGTGGTGGGGATGGTTTTGATGCCCATCACACGACAAATGAGGGATCAGAGCGCAACCAAACACCTCTGCAGTTACTACAAGCCTCAAATAAACATCTGA